DNA from Choristoneura fumiferana chromosome 6, NRCan_CFum_1, whole genome shotgun sequence:
TACGCTCTTATGTCTCAACGATCTAGTGATCTTTATGGTCCCTAACAATGTAGTTCATTTCAACTACACATGGAAACCTTCGTTAAATGTCACtctacgacacgctcttggccgcaTTTTAGAAGTAGATAGCTTTGTGTCCGAGCTTCGTTCGGGCTAAAACACGAGATCACCTGTTTTCCCAGAAATGagatcaagctagatcgattgttggtccccgaaaaccccgatatagcaaatttcatcgaaattgttaaagccgtttccgagattcccgaATTATACAAGTACAATACGTatactcgtttaaaggtataattactattacttattatgtggtATGGTggtataagataagataaaacaaaaaaaaatgaagatattTTGAGATGGTCAAAGGACTTTACGTCAAGCATGTAGATTTTTGATTAGTTTTACCGTTTACATTGACCATTCAAGTATCAAATAAACGTCATTAACGATgaaaattcaaaatacttgAGTTCACGAGCTTAATGACCTTCCTAGGCCTTAAGactgtaaggggctgtttcaccatccattgattagtgctaactgacCGTGAAATGTGATGCtgcctccgtctattcgaacaaaacaaatagagacggcatcacatttaaccgtcagtttacACTAATCAACAGCCcctaaacaattaaaaaatatattgatttcaactgatttaaatttgtaaaatgCTATGAATAAATTTGCAAGAGATTGCGCCGTTTAATTGTATTTAGATAAGTAAGTAGACTCGTACCTGAAACGTTGTTGCAttccattaatattttttattacaatttataaagttttaattaataacaaagaaACATTATCTTACATGCAGTACTCAACCCCTTTTATTGTAAATGTTAccacttaaaaaataacaacaatatcCGGGCTATTACAATAAAGTGATTAAACGAAATTATCGGTAATTTACGGTTAATGAAGCTTTTAGTGCATCACTAGTGCAAGAACCTGTCCATGTCACGCGCGATATTATTGGGATCGCTAGACGTTAACAATGTTGTAGTGCTAGGCGTGAGATACGTAGAAGGACaccttcattaaaattattaagcataataataataataaggtatAGGACCAAGCGGATTTTGTCAGGTCACGAGCATGCTAGATGTCGAGGTTGATGAAGTTGGAATGATACAAGGGTTGTTATCggcgttatttaatttacagaGATTGCACCTACAGCAGCATAAATATTGTAGAACAACATGGTAGtactgttgttttattttaatttgatttgaaaaatatatgCAATATATGTTTTGCTTACTTCCCTCTTGTGGAACGAACGTGTCTCAGCTCTCAGCCTCAGCGGTGTTCCTGAATAGCTTAGATATTGTGACTCTCAAGAGAGAGTTTCAAAGGCTGTATGCGTAAACTAGGTAACACTAGGTATGTTTGGTTTTTCTCAAACTTTGCCTTGCGAAAGTTATGGAATTTATACGCATTCACACCTGGCTCCATCTCTTATTATAAATTCAGCAACGCACGGATTCCAACGAAGTCGCGACGCGACTGTCCAAGGGCGGCCAAATTGCTTACCTATCAGGTGAGGTACATGCTCATTTTTCCattatgcaaaatattacaCTTTGCTTAtatctttttattgttttgtgtaagcatagtttcaaataaataaaaaataaccgcaacgcttttttttatacctatctCAAGTTCCGTTACAAAAACAAGTTTACTAAAGGAAACTGCTTATTCATTTAACAAATCACGATAGttttaagataaaataaaaaactagcgATCCTTTTCCACCGATCGCTGGCGGCTGCGGCGTGGCGGGAACGCGAACGGCATCGATTCAACGTCGCGTCGCGTGACGCGTCACGCCGCGCCGTTGCCGCTCCGTGCACGCTGCAGCCGccgtcataaaaaataaaaacttttcggTTTCATTCCTAATTCAAAATTTttggttttttaatttgccgtAGATAAATACCATTATGTTCTAACTACCTAGACTAGACCGTTTCCCCGTGCCGCACCGTACCGTAGACCTTATGTTCTTGTGTGAGtgatgctttttagggttctgtatcaAGAAAATCTTATAGCTTCgctatgtccgtccgtccgccgcTTAAACTGTGACTGTTGGcgcaaagctgtaattttatacCTATGTTAACTACGCTGACAGAgtattaggtataataaattaaataacaaataaaatttaggaAAGAAACCTCCTAAAACAAGTGGGGATTTTTTTTTCGCGTTTGAACAAACCCAtcgttaaataattattttaaagaaattataAGTTTGCTGAGACCATCTTCGATTTAGCGATCCATTTGTAAATTATTGGGCTTTAAAATGCTTATGCTGTACTCCCCggaatcaaaatatttttttaaggagaTCAAAATTGCAATGTACTAAGAGTACGGATTCCACTGCTCGTGGCTTGATACGCACTTAGCCAATTTTAATTTAGTGTACTGTACAGTTTAGTAGATGgcgttgtttatttttttaattcaaagtaTCAATGCTAGTAAACCAGCCAGTAAAACGGAGCTTAAGTTTAGATAAACTGTTTCAGTCAGTTAGTTACAACTTTAAAGGGTTCCAACCCAACTCTGCGAAAAAACCCCTACCCGCATCACTAGTGCAGTCGATGTTACCAGAATATTAATTGTTAAGTATATTAGAGGGATCCTAACTAACCTAATAAAAAGGTTCCCTATATGATTTAAGGCAATACTTATTGACAATGAGGTcttttaatttgataaataatatcatatttaataaattagtaaTTCTCATTCTCCAAGCACCGAAAAAAATTGTCTATGGAAGGTTCAATAGTTGTATTGTATAGCAAATTATCTGTAGTAGGTATCCTTAAAGTTTAAACTTTGTGCGGTCCAAATGTGCAATAAAATGCACAAAATAAGTTTAAGGGAATTGCGGACCCgtgacaatgtaacaaagtaaaatttattttgtttctctaTGGTTTCACACTTCGACAGTTTGATTTTATTCCCGAAATATTTAGatctaaatgaactaaaagaatttccttgctcacccgcgaccttacgatagctaagcttatgcaaaatatgcgtgttcatgcagttcctccacctccacactgtgagaacacacacaaatcacacaaacccatcgatCACTaccaccatactacactgatctcaaccagagctcatcttcagagtaacacaaccgtacaccatgctaccagttgttagaaattcttttagttcattgatatggaccaccgcaaagtaacgcctgattcaataaattatatatacaaCAAACAACATCTCATCCTAGACGCATTATACCTTCTCATAGTCATaggtaataaagagttatatacatatataaaacataattaaactttaTGATGAGCCTCGGAAGGATAAATAATCGATAAAAACGGGTAGATTCTTCATGCAATGATGATCAAACATCACTTCTAGGTAAGTTTATTAGATCATTCACTGCATCAAGGTTAACAATGATGCATTCTAGCCTCGCATAGCTGCATTGCATGTTAATGCCGAGCCGAGTTGCCAATCCGATCGTACTCCTTTCTGCTAGAGAAAAACAGAGATATATGACGAACACCACCTGAGACACGAAATTGTAGACTTAACTTTGATTCGGCCGAAATtctcaaattttattcaaagaaaTCTAACAAATTTGCATTGAATTACTTAGGTATCAACACCATTTCGTTTTTGCTAGTTTAAATATTATCACTGAGATAATGTTGGACCTGTGAACCATTAGGTACAGAAGGCTCAGGCGTAGCAATGAAAGATAGTTAATTCGAGAACCTTCCAAGAAGGTAGTTTGAGTGAGTCACTACATTCCGTTTAAGGAacataaatttagtatgtacaATTACATTGGTAATTAGTTTAGTGAACGGGAAGCTGCCATCTGATTAATGGCTAGAAACATTAGAGCATTTTAGGAAGGAGCCTGTCTTTAACATTCCAGATCCGAAACGATATAGCTTGAATAAGAATTTCTTGATTggaaaaatatcgctagatggcattagtatCGTGATCGTGAGCTACGTTTGACGTTTATAGTcttgattggctcatttagttaattaaccGCTCATAAACGTGACATAAACAACTCaaggtactaacgccatctagtctGTCTCACAgacctttattaaataaaaccgaATAGGGTtaacttagtttttaaataagcaTTACAATACTTAATTCCAGTCTTAGCAGCGTTTTTCCCAGAGaaatgtgctgtgcgaggatgtgtaaatgaagcgtttctattggttaatgaaaaacataaccctcgcaacacatcctcgcacggtattggtggaaacgctgctttaaggTAACCTAAAACAAAGGAAGTCGCACAGTTAAGAAATCAATGCACTTAAACTGCCATTTTGAACCTTTAAGCCatgtacagtttaaaaaaaaagaaatttgagATAAAATGCCTGGTAGATGACGCGTCTTGATTGATGACTGCGCGGTTTCTAACCGACTGCTTATGCTGCAGTCAAAACAACAGTCGAGTGGGGTTCCGACAACTGATAGATCCATCTACTCGATGAAGTTATCTGATCAAAGGCTAGAATTTTACTCTCATGATGACAATTAATGGATAAGCATGAAACATAACGAAACAGACGACATTTCGGCGCAACAAAGAATAAAAACAACTATAAATTGTATAACATGATCTTTTTACAGGTATTTAAGAAATTAATCATCTATCCTGGTGTCTTTCGGTAATTAAACATTACGAATCTAATTTAACTTAGGTACTTCAAGCAGTTGGAATGACTTGAGATTTGGTATACCTACGTATTAAATACTTaacttcaaatctagggtgaatagGCGTTTATTAGACAAGCGCAAGCGTGCGCCATTTAGTCAACAacttcgcttaccatcaggcgtggtTGTGGTGGGAATTTGTTCCTTATAGACTCACGAGGTtgaacaatatatatttttttaaataactgtttttattttttagctttAGATTAGATGTTTTTAGTCAGGTTGGAGACTGAAAATCTCATACTCATCGACTACgttgtaataattttatatatccctataactttttatatgtcgataactaaaaaaatcttttattttattattatattaaagtcATGCACGCGTCGCGTTTTCGTTCTGTGAAGGCTTTTTAGTCTCAACGTTCAGTTATCctccttttatctttccattgtagtgtctgCTCTTGTTTCTTttgtcctgtcaatcgttcaaaggttaactggaagagatccctttaagggataagttgaCCTTTGAACATCTCTTTCTCTAgttaactgtaattttaatatatgttttatgtacaataaagttacaatacaatactatatCAGTACTGATACAGTCCCCAAGGACAGCGTCAATACAATTTATGGGAACAAATAGCGACACGGCGTCACcttaccagcagggctactccgaaactcgaaactcgaagttcgtgtcgtgcggtccctttgacacctatttaatacgagagcgagagggaccgcacgacacgaacttcgagtttcgagtttcggagtagccctgcaggcgctGGGGCGCGGCGGAAGTAAGGGCCGTTCCGAAATTGGGGAAGCTGCGGGGATCGCTTAAGCACATTATTAATAGGGAACTCTGCGCAGATTGTTTTTGAGTCAAATGGGAGAGTATTTACCTACGAAACGTTCTCGGGAAAATTATGAGAACTTGGTAAGTCAGTCTTCGTTACTGTTGTTGGCAACACAGCTTTAAGGTTGGCAGAATTTTCGTCTCATTCACATCAGATCCGATCCGATAAGATAAGACAAATTTGTGTTCCTTATTTGCTTTTTCATTCACTGTGTAAGTGttggtattttttaataaatcttcaTCCCAGTGTACAGATTTTTCTTGTGAAGAGCAACAATAATCTACAGTCCACGGTTCCCAACAGTTACAATATGAAAAGAAATAACTAGCAATAGCTAATTTGCCAGCCAATGAcgaataataaaagaaaataagagGGTATGCATAAATATGTGGTGAAGGATGTTTAGATATTTCGTCTGTTGGATTGTCGATAgcttttctttgtttattttatagcattagaaaaaggttaCACAATCTAAAAACCTTatagtctttttattgaaaaacgcttTTGAAAAATAGTATCTTATGAAACTAAAATGATGCGAATGACAATATGTCCTTGCTATTATAATTGTTACGTATTTGCTTTGATTTTTCTAatctgttttttaaataaaaatacacgttgAAACCTTccttcaaatgtaaaaataaacgaTGTGTTGGAATGAACTTTAGTAAgtatctttgaaaaaaaaaacaacgatttaatagttaaataactttatattataatacttagTGTATAAATAAACCTAATTTGGTTGAGATCTAAGGCACTTGAACTGGTATAATTATGTACAATCAAGCAAATATATTTACATAGAAGTGGCGTGCTTATAAAGTGTTCCATATATTTGATATGGGATGGACGAAATTGATGAAAGCCGACTCACTCTTATGAACGTACTTTGGCACTGGTTTAAAAGCACTTTTTTGATTGaacaacgtttttttttgtgttttttaagcacttcaaaatcaaaataatgttaaattaaaaagttcatTTTCACAACCAACCACGATACTATTGTTTTGCAGCAGCTCAATCCTAAACTGAACAAGAAGCATCCCGACGGACGGATATCCTGGTTCTGGTTATTTACATCTTACATCTTCTTTGGTGTCGAGGATTCTTCCTCAATATCCAAGATTTGAAGTACATCTTCGTATTCAACTACACTTAGcagcaaatataataataatagagtatTTTTCGATCAGAATAGGACAAAAGTGTTCAAAAACCCTATCGATTGAAATGGTTTTTGAATCAGGGTATATTGGTatatgaacaatgccaattggTGTTACCTTTATGGATGGCGTTAGAGATCGCTACAACGTCACCTACTGCAGTATATTTGGTTACGCAAACTCGAGACGTTTGTGCTGAATCCACCTTCAAGGCTTACAAAGTCTAGTCTCAGATGAGAATGCATACTGGAATGTGATTAGGATTGAGCTCTTGAGAATGCTATAAGCGTAACTTAACTAGGTACATAGTTCAGCACCCGGCCGGTAGTGTCCAAAGTAACTCCTTGTCAAACCGTCAAATTCATTACACTCACAATATACATTGTTACGCCTTTGCCTTCGCTTTCTTCCTTCGCTATGTTTTCTTCAAAGTCCCGCTATGCGCAGAACTCTGAGCCGCTAGTTCGTTCAACAGCAACTCCTGGATCTTACTCCTCACCATCAAGTTCCTAGTTGGCTCTAGTTGCTTTAAGAACGGCGTGAGAGACTTCAGGAACATCATATCGTAGTCGTTGTCGTCATCTTCAATTTTGTACCTTTTTTCTGGGATCGGGTCTTCTTGCAGAAATACTTCTAGGTTGGAATCTGGCACGTATTTAGTCTCGTACTCGCTCTCTGCTTCACTGCCGGTGCCATGCTTCTCTTCTCCGGTCTTCAGCAGAAACCCCATGCTTTTGAAGTGGCGCCAGCGTCCGCGGTAATCCTCCACAGTTTCCACGTCATTCTTTTTCACCTCTTTCTTGAAGAAGTCGCGGAGATTCTTCCACTTCGCACGAAGTACGTCTTCTGCAAAAAAGATGTGCCGCTTAGAGATTTTAGTGGCGCATTGAAGTACCTAACTCTTTTTCTTAATTTGTTTAAGTAGAGTATAGTAGACATGACGGATTTATTTCAGTGAGTTGTCAGAGTAGTTCTGATGTATGGGAGGGTCTATACGTCCTAcgagtggacgtcctacggctgatattatgatgaATTTAACTAGGTAAGTACTCGAAGGAACGTGTCAAGTACTGTGTGTCAGTCAgctaaaatatctttttttttggaGATTGTGGCTTGGTAACGAAGCTAAAATAGCAAACGTGCAACTAATTTCCTGCACATTaggtaaataatagtaataaacaCAACCCGTGTCGCCATCTACATTTGTATTCCACCAAACACACATTCAAAAAATAACCAATTCCACTGCGCCGCGCCGCGTCGTCTCGTCACACCACGCGCGTCGCCTGCAAGTACCAGGAATCTATGACTGTAACTACTAACTACTGACCTGCCATGTTTAGAATCTTCGAGATATCTCCCCAAGCCACGGACAAGTGATAGCGCTCGCTATAATACTCATCATTAGGATCCCAAATACACGGACGTTTCCTCACTTCCTTAATGAGGTTGATTGACGCGGAATCTGACATTTGTGTTTTTGATGCCATGTTCGACGTGGGTTTAGCACTCGGCGCGACTACCACGCGGCAACTGACGCGCGACGCCCGGTCGATGGGTGGGAAGGCGCGGCGCGACGGCATGGCGAGGCGAGACGCGACGTTGCCGCGCCGTGCACTGTCGCGCCTTGTATTGCGCCGCGTGACGCGAGTCGCGCCGCGTCGAGAATCGAGTTATGATTGCCAGTTGCGCTCTAGAGCTTAAGCTAAGCTAACCGTGCAAAGAATACGCAATACGCTACCTATGAATATGATATGTTTCAAACAACGTTAAATTTAAATGCAATAACGTCCACTGAAACCAATGTGGCACCATATTCGTAACAGACGTTAATCAAATTGACAAGAAGTTCATTGGTAAAGGAATTGTTGATTGTTTTTATAACaactattatcattattataatatttaataaatctaACGCGCGGTGTCGCTGAATATCGCGTTGAGTTAGCGTAGACCACAAACACGACAGGTACATTATTTCAAATTATCTGCAAAATATTGAGATTGATTACAGAGCCATCTATGACTTACCATGAAAACTACGTAATAAACAATCATACAGCACGCCGTGCACGTACAAACGGTAAGCGAATCGAACAACTGAAAGATTTTGTAAAAAGCCAGTAGATGTCGCTACGCATAGTGCACGACGCACAGTGCAAAAAccacagaaataataaataatgtgtatGAAGAAAAGTCCACGGATAGTGTgtttctattatttattatgtaaagaAAGATATTTTCATAACACTAAAGCCAACTTCTGGTTACTATTTGTGTCTGTTACATTTTCTTAAATTAGTAACAGCCGTAataacctagtggtttgacgtaaagcttctcaagcagaggataaGGGTTCAATTCGAGCTCACacctgagtttttcaaaattcacgtgcaaaattaagtacatttgaaattaaatggtgaaggaaaaagtCAAAAGAAAtctgcgcaaacctgcgaagcaaaccAATGTTGTGCGTCGTTTCCAATTTGTAATGTGCCtcttgggaactacggcccaatcgCATTCTAAGAGGAAGAAGACGAGGAGGAGGTTGCCTGTGCTTGGCAACCAGTTTAGCTACTTCAGCATAGATATTTCTTTGTTCCTCAGTCAGAAGCGACTTCcgactacaataaaaaattctccATCGCGCATCTTTTcttgtcattatttttattaggacAATTAACTATTCAACATGTCAAAATAATGaatgataaatttaattaatgatcTTAATTTATCATTATTCCATTTTGGTTTAGTTCTCATTCTAGACTAAACATCTGGCGGCTCTACGTGCCAAGTGCTTTTCGATCGGGTAGAGTATTAGGCCAAgtattagtaaaaaataaatattatttaaatcagattatttaaaaaaagacgtTTTTTATCGACAACTTTGCAGTGCGATAAAAGTTTGCTTTGTataattaaaacacaatttccgtccaaattttatttagagacattggtataaaatatatgagATATAAAACAGCACAgtcgtaattaaattaaaatatatcaatataaAACGTGTCAATTGTTAATACaatgataaatattaaaattaataatatgaacagtaatatttttaatttagatgtATGGTCTTA
Protein-coding regions in this window:
- the LOC141429295 gene encoding uncharacterized protein, yielding MPSRRAFPPIDRASRVSCRVVVAPSAKPTSNMASKTQMSDSASINLIKEVRKRPCIWDPNDEYYSERYHLSVAWGDISKILNMAEDVLRAKWKNLRDFFKKEVKKNDVETVEDYRGRWRHFKSMGFLLKTGEEKHGTGSEAESEYETKYVPDSNLEVFLQEDPIPEKRYKIEDDDNDYDMMFLKSLTPFLKQLEPTRNLMVRSKIQELLLNELAAQSSAHSGTLKKT